Genomic segment of Dehalococcoidia bacterium:
TACGATTCCAACCAATATTCCTTCATCCACTACGGGTAGTGCTCCAATTTTCAGTTCCTGCGCCATGGCGAGTGCGCTCTCCGCAGTGGTATCCGGCGTGATGGTCACGATATCCCTTTTGATGAGGTCTCCCACCTTCATCGTGGCTGTCAGGGAACTCTCAACCCCCTTTCCATGGGTGGTGAGGGAAGAGAATAATACCTGCCCGATTCCTTTGTCGCTCACCATGCCAATCAGCTTGCCCCTGTCAACCACAGGTAAGCGGCGAATATTCTGCTCAACCATGAGCCGCCGAGCTTCGTCGATTGAGGTCTTGACGGTCACTGTTATCACATTGGTTGTCATGAATTCCCGAACGCGCATGGGTCTCCTCCTCCGCGGTCTGCTTGCCCATTTTTACATTTTGGCAGCACTAAGTCAAGGGCAATTTCCCAAGGATACTCTGATTAAGTTCGGATCAGCCCCCTCGCACCTAATTTTGGGGAAAGAAAGGGAATCCTGAGGGCATCCCCAGGCCCCCGGAAGGAGGAACGCCTCACTTTTTTCAGCACCCTGTTAAATGTTGACTGCCGGATGGCAGACTGCCCTC
This window contains:
- a CDS encoding CBS domain-containing protein, with amino-acid sequence MRVREFMTTNVITVTVKTSIDEARRLMVEQNIRRLPVVDRGKLIGMVSDKGIGQVLFSSLTTHGKGVESSLTATMKVGDLIKRDIVTITPDTTAESALAMAQELKIGALPVVDEGILVGIVTTNDFVYRILNPVLGLGKPGVRLHIYNAGTARKIEDVMRLINKHDLEIEAIHVDEFAEENAEENARDLIIQVNTTDPSKLIEDIKGQGYEVKIRER